GTTCATTCACGGGTGCGTAAAACTGGTTTTTGTATCCCGCAGACTCAAAAGATCCATCCTGATCTCCAAAAGCCAACATCTGGCTGGCTATGTAATTGCCTAATGCAGCGGGAGAACCATCGACATAGTCTGTGGACTCATCAGATGGGTCATACCCCAATGACTCCATCAGCGCATCCATTTCCTCTTTGATAAGCAAAATACCGGGTGACCTGACAAAACGATGTTCCAGCAACCTATAGACTGCATAACTCATAGCCTCTTCCTGTGCCAGAGTCACATTTTCAGGAATATGGACGCCCGAAAAGGGAATATGAAAACCAGAATGCATTCGTCCGAGAAAGTAGGGCGACGCCTGCAACTCATAAGCAGCCCAGGCATCATACATGGCTGCTGAGATATGAAATAGATTTCTGGCATGCACAGTCGGCCTGGCATAATCTTTTCTGATGGCATCCAGAACCACCTCATTCCACTGCCTCGCAACAGAATGCTGAGCAATCACTTGAGTAGCCGTACTCACGAGCAGGCCACCAAGCAGTAGATAACAAAGCAGGAGTTTCATCATTGGTCAAGCTTGTGTACAAAAACAAACATCTGACAATTATCCCTCATTACGCTCAAGCAAAAAAAGCAAAACTTTAATGGCAGTCAACTTTGGTTTTACTCGACCTCTGGCAGAGCAAACGCCACATACTCATCCCCTTTCTCTGGAGTGTCCTTACCACCACTGGCCGCCACTACCACATACTGTCGGCCATCCACCTCATAGGTGGCGGGTGTGGCCAGTCCGGGTCGGGGCAGTCTTCCCTTCCAGAGTTCGGCACCGGTTTCCTTATCAAATGCCCTGATAAAAGGATCTTTGGTTCCGGCAATAAAAATCAACCCTCCGGCCGTCACCACGGGTCCTCCATAATTTTCGGTTCCAGTTTTCGGGATTCCCCGTGCAGTCAACTCCTCAAACTCTCCCAATGGCACTTTCCATTTGATGGTCCCATCATTCAGATCTATGGCATTCAAGTGTCCCCAAGGAGGCTTTACCGCCGGATACCCATCACGGTCCACAAAGCGCTGATAGCCTTCCATGCGATACTGCAAAGCTTCCAGATTCTTCGTGCCATTGGATTCCACCTCCTCCTGGTCGCCGGTCCAATTGAGCAGATAGTCTATCAGGGCTGTGACCTGATCCTCTTCCAGATAGCTGAATGCGGGCATACTACCTTTCCCTTTGCGGATTCTCTCAGCCATCTCCTGAGGTTTCATTCGAGACTTCACATCGGTGAGTGCGGGCACAGCCCCGTGAAAGGTAGAGCCACTCAGATCTGCTCCATGGCAACTCATACAATTGGCCTGATACAGATTCTTACCCATGGTAAGTGGATCCTGATCCTCAGCGTCCAGCTCAATCATCTTGATGATCCAGGCCATTTCATTCCCATTGACATAGAGTATCCCGGTGGTAGGATCATAACCTGCGCCACCCCATTCTCCACCTCCATCCAACCCGGGATAGAGGAGTGTGCCGGCTGTGCTTGGTGGAATAAACTGGCCTCCATACTGATATCCTCTGATCCGGGTAAGCAACTCCTCTTTATGGTTCGAATAAGGATTTAAATCATCCTCCGTCAATGTTTGTCTGGAGAATGGCGGCGGTTCAGTCGGCAGGGGTTGTGTAGGCCAGGCCGCCTCTCCGGGGAGCTCTGAGGGTGGATAGGGCTTTTCCTCAATTGGGAAAAGTGACTCACCCGTCTCTCTATTAAAAACATACACGTGCCCGGACTTGGAAATCTGAGCCACTGCATCTACTGATTTTCCATCCTTTCTTACGGTGACCAAAGTAGGCGGTGCCGGAAAATCACGGTCCCATATATCATGATGTACAGCCTGAAAATGCCAGATGCGCTCACCGGTATTGGCATTGAGGGCAATGAGGCTATTGGCAAACAGGTTAGCTCCCTTCCTATTGGCTCCATAAAAATCATAAGAGGCCGATCCTGTGGGCACAAACAATATACCACGGGTTTCATCCACTGTCATGCCCGTCCAGTTATTGGCTCCACCGATAAATCGATAAGCAGTTGTATCTTCCCATGAATCATAGCCATATTCTCCTGGGTGTGGAATGGTATGAAAAATCCATTTCTGCTCGCCAGTCACCGCATCAAACCCCCTGATGTGACCTGGAGCAGCCGGCAATGTTTCCGCTGTGAGGGAGCCCATGAGGATAAGGTCTTTATACACTGTAGCCGGGGCGTGGTACTGGTAAGCAAGACCAGTAATGTCCCTATCGAGTCCTTTGGTCAGATCAATCCTTCCACCATCACCAAATGAGGTGACTAGTTCACCCGTCTCGGCGTTCAGGGCATAGAGGTACTTATCAGCGGTGAAGATGATGCGTGTTTGCGTACCATCCGTCCAGGCTGCCAGCCCACGGGCAAAATCCTTTTTATCGGTTCCTTCGAAGGGATCAAACTTCCATTTCTCTACTCCCGTGGCCGCGTCCAACGCAAAGACCTTGAAATGTGAAGAGGCAGCAAAGAGTGTACGCCCAATGATCAGTGGGTTGCATTGGCTATAGCTCTTGCCGTCATCATCTCCAGGCTCGTAGCTCCATACTTTTTGTAGCTGCGTGACATTTTCGCGGTTGATGTCTGTAAGGGAAGAATAGTGCGTTCGTCCTGCATCCCCCAGGTAGTTATCCCACGCTTTGTACGGATCACTGGAAATGGTAGCACTGTCATTGCAGCCCGCTCCCAAAAGGGAAATCAGGATGATTAAAGTTCCCGCTATTCGGTTCATCGTTTTTAGGTTGGTCCTTCAGGAAAGGTAAACAATACCCGTCGATTCCTAAACCCGTTGCCACTCAAAGGATTTTTTTCCCTAACTTCTGGTGACTTTTTTAAAACCGGTTTTTCTGACTCCAACCAACATTCAATCCATGCGAAAACACTTTGCCCCTCTTTTCATTCTCCTGATAATCTTCACCAGCTGCAATGATCAAAAAGTAGCAGAGAATGCTTCACCTAATGATCTACCCAGGAGCACTCCTGAGGCTGAGGGCATCTCTTCTCTGGCCATTAGTACCTTAATAGATTCGATGAATCAGAGTAATCTGGGTTTCCACAGCATCATGATCATTCGGCATGGGCAAGTGGTAGCAGAAGGTTGGTGGAACCCTTACCGGGAAGAGCTGAAGCATTCACTCTATTCATTGAGTAAAAGTTTTACCTCCACAGCCGTTGGCCTTGCGGTGCAGGAAGGCCTGCTTACGGTAAACGATCCGGTGATTTCCTTCTTCCCCAATGACTTACCAGCAGAGGTATCTGACCGCCTGGCATCCATGACCATCAAGAACCTGCTAACCATGAATACCGGCCACTCTCAAGGTACGCTGAATACCATGCGAAACGACTCCACCGGTAACTGGCCGAAGGCCTTTTTGGCTCAGCCTCTCACTCACGAACCGGGCACTCATTTTTTTTACAACACCGGAGCCACCTATATGCTCTCCAATATTATTCAGCAGAAAACAGGGCTGACAGTGCAGGCCTACCTGACTCCACGTTTGTTTGAGCCACTGGGCATCACAGGCATGGACTGGGAGGTGGATCCAAAAGGTGTGAACGTGGGCGGATATGGCCTGAGGGTAAAAACCGAAGACATTGCCAAACTGGGGCTCCTATACCTGAACAAGGGTGAATGGAAAGGTGAGCAGCTGTTGTCGGCAGACTGGGTGGAAGAAGCCACCAGCAAGCAAGTAACTTCTCAGGAGGGGGATAACGACTGGTCGCAGGGCTATGGCTACCAGTTTTGGCGATGCAAACCGGCCGGGCTCTATCGCGGAGATGGTGCCTTTGGCCAATACTGCATTGTGATGCCTGAACAAGATGCCGTGGTGGCCATCACCAGTGAAACCTTTGATATGCAAGCCTGCATGACCCTGATCTGGAAATACCTCCTTCCGGAAATGAAACCTGACGAACTGGATGAAGATCCCGAGACCTGGAATGCCCTCCAGTCAAAAATGAAAGCACTCTCCCTACCGGTGCCCACTTACAGCACCTCCTCCCCCATGACAAGCCTGCTTCAGGGAAAAGTGATCGCACTTGAACCCAATGAATTTGACATTGAATCGCTGGCTTTCACTTTTGGTGTGAATGACGTCTCTATGGATATCTACCGGCCCTACGGCCAAAGCACCATGATCCTGGGGGTAAATGAATGGCAATCGAGTGCGTTAGACAGGTACAACCTCTTTGAGCGCCCGGATCAGCAACCCATCAGGTCTGTCACAGCCGGCACTCTGGGCTGGAAAGACAGCAAAACCATGGTGATCAATGTCCGATATCTGGAAATGGCCCACGGGGATGAGATCACTCTGAGCTTTGATGAGGATGGAAAAGTGACCCTCTCCTTTCTGGGGAGTGTGGCCGCAGGGCGACAGGACGGCTCAGAAAATAGAACGCCCATCACGGGTGTAATACAACAACAAGAAACGCTATAAGCCATGAAAAACACATTTTTGATCAGTCTCCTGCTGGTGGGCATCCACCTGCAATGCACAGAGGCCCAGACCATCCAGGAGCGGTTGGGGTACAACAAAAACACCAAACTACTGATTGTACACGCAGACGATCTGGGTGTCTCCCATTCTGAAAACATGGCCTCCTTTGAAGCCATTGAAAAAGGAATGGTCACCTCCGCAAGCATTTTGGTGCCCGCGCCATGGTTTTCAGAAGTAGCAGCCTACGCCCAGTCCAATCCAGATGTGGATTTTGGCATTCACCTGTGTCTCAACAGCGAATGGAAACACTACAAATGGGGAGCCGTGAGTGATCCATCTCAAGTCGCTTCCCTGCTTGAAACAAGCGGCTTCTTCCCTGACAATGGACAATGGGTCGCCGAAAATGCTGACATCCAGGAAATGGAGCAGGAAATGAGGGCTCAAATAGACCGGGCCATCGCTTCTGGCATCACGCCCACGCACATAGACGCACACATGATGACGGCCTACCGCCGTGCAGATTTCGTGCAGGTTCTTTTAAAAATCAGTCAGGAATATAAGCTCCCGATCGGGGTGGATGTGAAGAAACTGAAAGCACGCTACCCGGAGCTGGACTTTCCCGAAATGGTATCACTGGACAAACTCTATGGTGCCGGGCCCGAAGACTATGAAAAAAGCCTGGCAGAATACTATACTACCGTGTTGCGGGGGCTCTCTCCAGGACTGAACGAGATCCTCGTGCACACGGCCTATGATGATGCTGAAATGCAGGCCATCACCGTGGATCATACCAACTGGGGATCCGATTGGCGCCAGCAGGACTTTGACTTTTTCACCAGTGATACTTGTAAAGCAATCCTGAAAGAAGAAAACATCCAGCTGATCACCTGGAAAGCAGTGCAAGATCAACTGATGAAATAGTACCAGCGGTCACCCCCTTTCGGTAGTAGCGTAAAAAAAACAGAGTGTGGATGCAACTTTTCGCCAGAAAAAGCATCTACTAAGTATCCCAATTAGAAACTAATCTAACTACCAGGCTCACCATGCTACGAAACTATTACATCACTGCGCTCAGAAACCTCCTCAAACACAAGAGCTACTTTATCCTCAACATGGGTGGGCTGGCCATTGGTATCACCAGCTTTATCTTCATCTCCCTCTACATCATCAATGAGCTGAGCTACGACCGTTTTCATTCGCAGCATGAAAACACCTATCGGGTGCAGGTGCGCGGACAGATGATGGGCCAAAACCTGAACATGGCCGTCACGGCATCACCCATGGCGCAGGCCCTCCTGCAAGACTATCCGGAAGTTACCAAAGTAACCCAGGTGAAGGAGAGCGGAGCCTGGTTCATTGGTCAGGGCAATAAAAAATTCAATGAAGATGGAGTGCTCTTTGCCGACTCCTCTTTCTTTGATGTGTTTGACTTCCCACTAATCGAAGGGGACCCAAAAACGGCCCTGGTAAAGCCCCGATCTATGGTGCTGACAGAGACCTTCGCCAAAAAATACTTTGGCAACGAACCCGCCCTGGGCAAAAGGATCACCGTAGAGCAAGACACGATCTTCTATGAAGTGACTGGTGTGATGGCCGATGTACCGGACAATTCACACATTAAGTTTGACATGCTGGGCTCCCGAAGCACTTACAAAGTATGGGACAACAACCATTGGGTGAGTCACAATGAGTACACCTACATCGTACTGAATGAAAATGCAGACCATAAAGCCTTTGAAGGCAAACTGGATGAGGTGGTCAAAAAATACGTGGGTCCACAGATTGCACAGTACCTGGGTACTACCATGGAAGCCTGGGAGAGTGCCGGTAATTCTTTTGGTTATTACCTGATGCCCATTACAGACATTCATCTTCGCTCCAATGTGGAAGATGAGTTAGAAGTCAACAGTCACATCTCCTACATTTATATCTACACCCTCATTGCCTTTATTCTGCTCTTCATCGCCATTATCAACTTCGTGAACCTGGCTACGGCACAGTCCGCTGCCCGGTCCAAGGAAGTGGGCATCCGAAAGGTCATGGGGTCAGACCGACAAGCACTCATCTATCAGTTCATTTTTGAGTCGATCCTTATTGCCATAGCTGCCACCCTGATCGCCGCACTCCTGGTTGCACTGCTCACCGGGCAGTTTGAAAACCTCATCAACAAAGAACTGGCGATTAGCCTCACCTCCAGTTACTTGAGCATTTTCATCCTATTGGGGCTGGCCATTGTCATAGGTGTGATGGCAGGCTTTTATCCGGCCTTTGTGCTGGCGGGCTTTCGTCCGGCTGAGGTGCTCAAAGGCCGTGTGAAAGCTGGGGCCAAAACCGGCTGGCTGCGAAACCTGCTGGTGGTCATTCAATTCACAGCGTCCATTGTGATCATCATTGGCACCATGGTCGTCTACCGTCAGATTGATTTTATGCTGAACAAAAACCTCGGCTTTGACAAAGAGCAAACCCTGGTGATCAGAAGGCCAGATGTACTGCGCCAAAACCTGGAAACCTGCAAAACCGAACTCCTCAAAAACCCTAACATTTTGGCGGTAGCCAATGCCACCTCACTCCCAGGCAAAGACCGCTACAACAACAACGCCCACATGACCGAAGACAGTCCGGACTCCCCCTACCTGCTGATGGAAAACTCCGTAAGCTTTGGGTATGCAGAACTGATGGGTCTGGAACTGGTGGCAGGTCGCCTGCTCTCCCGACAGTATGCTTCTGACTCTACGGCCGTGGTGATCAACGAGACCGCTGCGCGTACCCTGGGCTATAGTGTGGAGGAAGCCGTAGGGAAAAGTTTTATTGATAAAGACCGGGATGGAACCATCCGGCGGATGCCCATCATCGGGGTGGTGAAGGACTACAACATCCAGTCGCTGCACCGACCCATAGAGCCTACCATGCTGCGCCTGATGCATGGCAACTGGGAAGGTTTTATGCTGGTGAAAGTCAGCAACACCCAAAATATCCGCGAGACCCTCGCCTACATGGAAGAGACCTGGTTTAAGTACTCCTACAACAAGCCCTTTCAGTATTTCTTTTTTGATGACGACTATGCCGACCTGTACAAATCAGAGTCTACCACCGGACGGGTATTTCTGGTATTTGCGGGACTGTCAATCTGTATCGCCTGTCTTGGGCTCATAGGCCTGATCACCTACACCACGTCCATTCGCAAAAAGGAAATAGGCATCCGCAAGGTGCTGGGTGCTGGTACCACCACCCTGGTGACCCTTCTTTCTAGCGAGTTTGTGAAACTGATCGTGATCTCTACGCTCATCTCGTGGCCAGTGGCCTATTTTGCCATTAACTACTGGCTGCAAAACTTTGCCGACCGGCTGACCATCACGCCCTGGGTTTTTGTGTTCTCCACCCTGGTGGTGGTAGTGATCGGGAGCCTGGCCATCAGCTTTCAGACCATCAAAGCCTCCCTGAGCAACCCGATAGACAGCCTGCGGCAGGAGTAGCCTACCCTATATCCTTAACTTTAAAAACCGTCTGCCGACGGTTTTTTTTTGCTTTGTGGGGTCGCTGAAAATAATGCTTGACTTGTAATGGTTAATGGCGTATTTTGGAGGGATCTCACCACCTCTATCCCATTTTTAAAGATGACATTTAGTGAAATTGACAAATTAAAAGAAACCAACTACACCTTAATTGCTCAACCTGAACTTAATTATTGGTTTGCCATAAGTAGCAAAAAACTAATAGATCACTTTATAAAATCATTTGGAGATGACTTCAACCTGATTCTCTACTCCAGTAAAGAGAAAGACACCGATTACTATGTTTTACCATTTAAGGTAATCAAAGGCCTTTTTAAAGAAGAGTTTTATTCCAATGACAAAAAAACAACCTACACGGGTAAAAGATGGGTCGGAACCATAAAAGATCACCTTCTGAAAGTTACGAATAATCCAACAACGATAGATATTAAAGAGTACTTCGCAAATCCATATTTTTTCCAAAGCAAGGGGCCAGACGAGAGCTCAAATGATTACGAAATAGAAAATAAACTACAGGAAATTAATGTGCGCATAAAACAGTCTAAATTTAGGCAAAGGGTACTGGCCAATTTCAACAATTCCTGTTGTATATCGAATATCAAGGAACAATCCCTATTAATCGCAAGTCATATTATCCCTTGGGCTGACAAGAAAGAAACAAGACTTGACCCTACAAACGGACTTTCACTATCGGTCTTATACGACAAATTGTTTGACAAAGGGTTTTTTACAATTTCTGATCAACTCGAAATTGTAACCATCAGTGATCATACAAATCTCAGCAAACCACTTATTGACATCCTGAATGAAATAAATGGGAAACGAATTTCAATTCCGATTAGAGAAATAAAAAAGGACTTCTTAGAATACCATAGAACCAAGATTTTTATGGAAAGAGATAAAAGAACCATTTCTATTAAAAGTAAACAGCCATGAACTAATAAAGTATCCAGTACGATTCCCGCCAACGCGGGAATGACGATCTGTGTAGGAATGACTCGGTATCGTCATTGCGAGTATCCCGATGGTAATCGGAGACGAAGCAATCCTCCGATAGCCATCCTATATGTCGTTTGTACCTATCTTACCATCCTTCCACACGGCAGTTTGCAACTGGCTGCTAAGGATGACAATCAACACGGTAGTTTGCGAAAGCCTGCTCCCATGACCAATCGGGAAGTCGGCATGCTTTGGCTTTGTCAGCCTGAGCTCCGTCGAAGGGTAAAACAAAGCCATGTGACTCGCTATTGCCATCAGGAAAAACCGAAAACTCTCCTACGATCCACAGACGGATAATGCCTGACGTAAAAAAACACGAATCATCTTTCAACCCATCAAATGTGGATATGGAAGCGCCCGGTTTTGAAACCTGAGAATGGAATCTTTTTGGATCACCCCCTGATCAATATTAATGGCCTGATGAATGGTTTCATTGGCTTTCCAGGCAGCCGGTCCGCTCAACACCGTGGGGAGGTGTACGATGAGCGCAGCAGAGATGGACCTGGATGCACTCTCCCACAAATAGCTGGGAGTATGGTCTACAGCATAGTAATCCGCACTACCCACTGCGAACATCGGCTCTTTGAAAGTGGTAGGTTTGGCAAAGTAAAAGCCCATCCCCTCGTCGCAGCTCACGTCTATGATCAGACACCCTTTCTTCAATATCGCTTGCTCCTCTTCAATGATAAAATCGATCGGGTCATTGGTGTCCTGATAGGTGCCATTGATGATGATATCTGATTCGTGGATCAGCTCCGACAAAGGCCGTTCAGAGCCGTCGTGCTCCACCAGTAACATGCGCGGCTCACCTGCACGCCCCTTCCTGATCCGTGTGTAGTTCACATCCAGAATTTCCTCGCGCACCTCATGGTCAGGCCGCTGAATACAAATGGTGATGTCCCTAAAGCCATGCGCCTTCAGTGCATAGATGGCTCCGCGGCTTACTGCCCCAAAGCTAAAAATGATCACTTTCCGCTGATTGCCGTAATGTCCATCAATTCCTTTTAGCTGCAAGGCATGAATCACCGCACAGTAGCCGGCCATTTCATTGTTTTTGTAAAAAGTATGCCGCCCCTGCAGGCCTGCCGGCGACCATACAAACATATCCTCGAAAGCAATCAGGGTCAACTTACGATCGATGGCACACTGGGTAATGGCGCTTTGCTGTGCACAATGCGGGTATCCCCAGATCACGCCTCCTTCACGTAGTTCCTGCAAGTCGGAGATCACAGGCTTGGCTATTATCACATTGCCTATTTCGCCTAGTAGCTCCTTTCTGGAAGCGAGCCCTCCGGAAAGAGACGCCATCTCCTGATCATCTATACCAAACGACTCTCCATAGCCTTTTTCAAAAATGAGGTGCTTTCTTACTTCCTCCGGTAACCGTAGTAAATGTTCCGGGTGGATCGGTACCCTGCGTTCATCGGCTTTTTTAGAGGTGCCAATCACACCCATATCTGTCATGCTCATAATTTGTCGCTTTATAGGGCCCATCAATAGATGTGACAGACCGTAAATCCACTGAGATGCTGATTCTTTGGAAGTGTTGGCGATTCGCACATCAAAACTGGATCGCCAAAATTCAATACCGGAAAGATTTCGTAAAAAAGACGGAAGGATTCCTGAAAGGGATGAAATAGAATTGAAAAGATTCCACTCCAAAGGTACCATTTATTAAACTGGCATGCTCAGATTCTATTTCATGGGTGGTCAGGTCAGCACTAAGCCTACATAGAGGCTCTTAGCCATTGCCGGAGTGATCACTATTATTCGACTCCCCTCTCTTTTGTTTGTGGCATACACCCGTCATGCCAGATTCCCGCAGTATCGTCATTGCGAGTCCCGATGGCTATCGGGTACGAAGCAATCCTCCGTGGACTGCTCTTGCTTTTTCATCACAAAACAGGATTCGTAATGCGATTCCCCCCTGTGCGGGAAATGAAGGCCAGCAATCACCTCAGCCCCTTGGTTGTGCTTCTAGGTCGATTCCGCTATTTTAGTACCTAAGGGAATCAACAAAAGTATCATGAGACAGATCGTTTATTACGTGGCCAGCTCCATAGACGGATTTATATCCGGCCCCAATGAAGACATTGGGGGTTTTGTACAAAGTGGTAACGGGGTGGATCAGTATCGGGCAGACCTGGCCAGCTATGATACGGTCATCATGGGCAAAAACACCTATGAATTCGGCTATCAGTATGGACTCCAGCCAGGGCAGCCGGCCTATCCCCATATGAAGCACCTGATCTTTTCAAATACCCTGACATTTGAAAGTGCAGATCCACAAGTGCAGGTGAAGAACATTGACCTGGCAGAGATTGAGAAAATACAGAAAGAGGCTGGTACGGACATTTATCTATGTGGAGGTGGAGTGTTTGCCGGTTGGCTTTTAGATCACCAAAAAATTAACATCCTCAAACTGAAGTTGAACCCATTAATTTTGGGACAGGGCATAAGGATTTTTGGTGAGTCCACTCAGAAGTACGGCCTGGTTCTCCTGGACACTGTGCCTTACGAAAATGGTCTGCAGATCATGACCTATCGCATTGATTACGAGAATAAAATATAAGTCTTAAAAGAAGTACCCGCAATTTCCGGGCTGGTTGATTGGATTTGAAATGGCAAAAAAAGAAAGTGAGTCGCTCCATGTGCTGAGTACCCAGGAATGGAGAGATTGGCTCCAGCAAAATCACACCAAAAAACAATCTGTATGGCTCATTCAGTACAAGAAAAACTCCGACATGCCCTCCGTCTCGTGGAGTGAAGCCGTGGACGAAGCGCTTTGTTTTGGATGGATAGACAGCACCAGACGGCCGATAGACGAAGAAAAGTACATGCAGTACTTTGGCAAGCGAAAAGCCAATAGTACCTGGTCAAAAGTGAATAAAGAAAAGGTGGAAAAGCTGATCGCCGATGGCCGCATGACCAGTGCCGGACTGGAAAGCATCAAAATCGCCAAGCAAAATGGTTCGTGGAGTATTTTGGATACTGTGGAGGCCCTTATCATTCCTGATGACCTGGAGGTGGCATTCAAAACCACACCTGGCTCTAAGGACTTCTTTCTGAGTTTAAGCAAATCGGCAAAAAAGAACATCTTAGCATGGCTGGTGCTGGCCAAACGACCCGAGACCAGACTGCAAAGAATCAAAGAAACAGTGGAAAGTGCCGGGCGAAAGCTTAAGCCGAAACCATTGAGATAACACCATCTTAGGAATACTCACGAAAGGTTCATTTAACTTGGTCGTTTAATTTATCAAAGAGCATCAAACATGAAGGCCGCTACAGTAAGCGAAATCAAGAGGGAGCTAAAGACCAAAACCACAGAGGAGCTTTCTGAGCTTTGTCTACGTCTGTCCAAGTTTAAAAAGGAGAACAAAGAATTACTCACCTATCTGCTCTATGAAGCTGCTGATGAGGAGAGCTACATTCAAAGCGTGAAAACGGAGATGGACGACCAGTTTGAGGAAATAAATATCACGAGCTACTACTTCATTAAGAAAAGCGTGCGCAAAATCCTGCGCACGGTCAAAAAATACATCCGGTACTCCCCACACAAAACCACAGAGGTGGAACTGCTGATCTACTTTTGCTCCAGTCTGAAAGAAATGAGCCCGTCCATTAGCAGGAACGTCACTTTGCAAAACCTGTATGATCGCCAACTCACCATGATCAGAAAGAAGGTAAGCACCCTTGACGCAGACCTGCAATACGACTATGGAGTCCTTCTGGATAATATGGAGGGTATCAGTGACTAAATTCCCGGACAAAGCATCACAGTAAACTAGAAACCACACTCCCAACATTGCCTCCTCGCTATGAAAACAATCCTCCTCTTCCTCTTTATTTTGCTATGTCCCGGGCTTAACCTTGACTGCTTTGCTCAAACGCATACCACGACCTGGAACCCCTCCGCACTGACTCCTGAGCAGAAAAAGTTTATTGATTCATGTGACCAATACCTTTATGACACCCTGGGGTACAAACTAACCACGTCATCCGCTCCTTTGACCTACCGAATCATGAAGCTGGATGGTAATTATTCTGAGTATATAGAAATAGATAGCGCTGCCCACACCATAAGCTGGAAGTTCAAAAAGGCCAGTGATGATGAAAAAATGATGCGAAAAAGAATCGTTCTGAACAGGGC
This Marinoscillum sp. 108 DNA region includes the following protein-coding sequences:
- a CDS encoding N(5)-(carboxyethyl)ornithine synthase, whose translation is MSMTDMGVIGTSKKADERRVPIHPEHLLRLPEEVRKHLIFEKGYGESFGIDDQEMASLSGGLASRKELLGEIGNVIIAKPVISDLQELREGGVIWGYPHCAQQSAITQCAIDRKLTLIAFEDMFVWSPAGLQGRHTFYKNNEMAGYCAVIHALQLKGIDGHYGNQRKVIIFSFGAVSRGAIYALKAHGFRDITICIQRPDHEVREEILDVNYTRIRKGRAGEPRMLLVEHDGSERPLSELIHESDIIINGTYQDTNDPIDFIIEEEQAILKKGCLIIDVSCDEGMGFYFAKPTTFKEPMFAVGSADYYAVDHTPSYLWESASRSISAALIVHLPTVLSGPAAWKANETIHQAINIDQGVIQKDSILRFQNRALPYPHLMG
- a CDS encoding dihydrofolate reductase family protein, which gives rise to MRQIVYYVASSIDGFISGPNEDIGGFVQSGNGVDQYRADLASYDTVIMGKNTYEFGYQYGLQPGQPAYPHMKHLIFSNTLTFESADPQVQVKNIDLAEIEKIQKEAGTDIYLCGGGVFAGWLLDHQKINILKLKLNPLILGQGIRIFGESTQKYGLVLLDTVPYENGLQIMTYRIDYENKI
- a CDS encoding YdeI family protein: MAKKESESLHVLSTQEWRDWLQQNHTKKQSVWLIQYKKNSDMPSVSWSEAVDEALCFGWIDSTRRPIDEEKYMQYFGKRKANSTWSKVNKEKVEKLIADGRMTSAGLESIKIAKQNGSWSILDTVEALIIPDDLEVAFKTTPGSKDFFLSLSKSAKKNILAWLVLAKRPETRLQRIKETVESAGRKLKPKPLR